ACCAGGTCGAGGACGAGGAGGTGGTCGACTGCCTGCGCCGCTTCGCCGGGCGCCCGGCGGCCGGTGGGACATGATCGGCTGGCAGACCTTCGAGCACGAGGCCGACGTCGGCGTGCGCGGCACCGGGGCGACGGTCGACGAGGCCTTCGCCGGCGCGGCCCTGGCGATGATCGCGGCGATCTGCGACCCGGCGACGGTGGCCGCGCGCGAGCCGGTGGCGATCGAATGCACCGCGCCCGACCTGGAGCTGCTGCTGCTCGACTGGCTCAATGCGCTGGTGTTCGAGATGGCGACGCGGCGCATGCTGTTCGCGCGCTTCGAGCTCGCGATCGCGCCCGCGGACGGCGGGCCGCGCCTGCGGGCGACGGCGTGGGGCGAGCCGGTGGAGGTGGCGCGCCACCAGCCGGCAGCGGAGGTCAAGGGTGCGTCCTTCTGCGAGCTGAAGGTGGCGCAGCAGGCCGATGGCCGATGGCTGGCGCAGTGCGTGGTCGATGTCTGAGGCTGCGCTCGGCGCAGAGGGAGGCTGGGATGGATACGAGCAGACTGAAGCGGCGCGGCCCCTGCGAGTGGGAACTGCCCGCCAGCGGGCGCATGCGGGTGCCGGGGGTGATCTTCGCGTCGAAGGAGCTGGTGCAGGCGATGGACGACAAGGTGGCCGAGCAGGTCGCCAACGTCGCCAGCCTGCCGGGCATCGTCGATGCGTCGTACGCGATGCCGGATGCGCACTGGGGCTACGGTTTCCCGATCGGCGGCGTCGCGGCCTTCGACGCCGACGAGGGCGGGGTGGTGTCGGCCGGCGGCGTGGGCTTCGACATCTCCTGCGGGGTGCGCACGCTGCACACCGGGCTGCGCGAGGCCGACCTGGCGGCGGTGAAGAAGCGGCTCGCCGACCTGCTGTTCGCGCGCATTCCGGCCGGGGTGGGCAGCACCGGCGCCTTGCGCCTTTCGGCGGCACAGATGGACGCGATGCTGCGCGGCGGCGCGCGCTGGGCGGTCAAGGAGGGCTACGGCAGCGAGGGTGACCTGGCCCACATCGAGGAGCACGGCTGCGTCGCCGGGGCCGACCCGGCTGCGGTGTCGGACATGGCCAGGCAGCGCCAGCGCGACGAGATGGGTACGCTCGGCGGTGGCAACCACTACCTCGAGGTGCAGGTGGTGGAGGCGGTGTTCGATGCCGCCGCGGCGCAGGCCTACGGGCTCGCCCAGGGCGATGTCGTGGTCAGCATCCACTGCGGCTCGCGCGGGCTCGGGCACCAGATCGGCACCGATTTCCTGCGCGAGATGGTGATCGCCGCCGGGCAGGCGGGCATCGTGCTGCCCGACCGCGAGCTCGCCTGCGCGCCGCTGAAGTCGGCGCTCGGCCAACGCTATCTGGGCGCGATGCGTGCCGGCATCAACTGCGCGCTCGCCAACAGGCAGATCCTCACCCACCTCGCGCGCGAGGCGTTCGCGAGCCTGCTGCCGGGCGTGCGCCTGCCGCTGCTGTACGACGTGTCGCACAACACCTGCAAGGAAGAGACGCATATCGCCGCCGACGGTCGCCAGCGCCGCCTGTTCGTGCATCGCAAGGGCGCGACGCGCGCCTTCGGGCCCGGTCATCGGGAGCTGCCGGCGGAATATCGCCCGATCGGCCAGCCGGTACTGATCGGCGGCAGCATGGGCACTTCGTCATGGGTGCTGGCCGGTTCCGCGGGTACGGAGGAACGCGCCTTCGGCTCCGCCTGTCACGGCGCCGGGCGGGCGATGAGCCGTAACGAGGCGCTGCGGCGCTGGCACGGGCGCAACGTGGTCGATGAACTCGCCGCCAGGGGCATCCTGATCCGCAGCCCGAGCTTTCGCGGTGTGGCCGAGGAAGCACCGCTGGCCTACAAGGACGTGGGCGAGGTGGTGGAGGCGGCAGACCGCGCCGGACTCGCGCGCAAGGTGGCGCGCTTGCGCCCGCTGGTCTGCATCAAGGGGTGAA
This genomic stretch from Thauera sp. GDN1 harbors:
- a CDS encoding archease, giving the protein MIGWQTFEHEADVGVRGTGATVDEAFAGAALAMIAAICDPATVAAREPVAIECTAPDLELLLLDWLNALVFEMATRRMLFARFELAIAPADGGPRLRATAWGEPVEVARHQPAAEVKGASFCELKVAQQADGRWLAQCVVDV
- a CDS encoding RtcB family protein; the encoded protein is MDTSRLKRRGPCEWELPASGRMRVPGVIFASKELVQAMDDKVAEQVANVASLPGIVDASYAMPDAHWGYGFPIGGVAAFDADEGGVVSAGGVGFDISCGVRTLHTGLREADLAAVKKRLADLLFARIPAGVGSTGALRLSAAQMDAMLRGGARWAVKEGYGSEGDLAHIEEHGCVAGADPAAVSDMARQRQRDEMGTLGGGNHYLEVQVVEAVFDAAAAQAYGLAQGDVVVSIHCGSRGLGHQIGTDFLREMVIAAGQAGIVLPDRELACAPLKSALGQRYLGAMRAGINCALANRQILTHLAREAFASLLPGVRLPLLYDVSHNTCKEETHIAADGRQRRLFVHRKGATRAFGPGHRELPAEYRPIGQPVLIGGSMGTSSWVLAGSAGTEERAFGSACHGAGRAMSRNEALRRWHGRNVVDELAARGILIRSPSFRGVAEEAPLAYKDVGEVVEAADRAGLARKVARLRPLVCIKG